The following coding sequences are from one Collimonas arenae window:
- a CDS encoding TCR/Tet family MFS transporter, whose amino-acid sequence MTNTPSPAQTQPRAAAMPFIMLTVLIDMISIGLIIPVLPVLVGKFTGSQADQAFWYGAVAFAFGLANFFGSPILGALSDKYGRRPVLLLGFCGLALNFFATAFSTALWMLIVVRLIGGAMQSNAAVCNAYVADITAPEQRVKRFGMLGAMFGVGFIVGPVMGGLLGAINLRLPFIVAGSLALINLMYGYFVLPESLPLERRRAFNWKTANPLASLRALSRLKSIGPLIAVIGCSGLAQFMLFTTWVLYTTFKFGWGPQQNGQSLAAVGIMSVLVQGVLLGPLLKRFSPQRLAVIGLVSSTAAYLLWGVASQGWMMYAIIFANIFGSTVNASIQSIISGAVDSHNQGQALGAVSSLNSLMAVIAPIIGAPLLGVVSHLPAGDWRIGAPFYFCALLQFAALILAFLHFRRQRRQRAMTTPATKALETENVS is encoded by the coding sequence GTGACGAACACCCCTTCTCCTGCGCAAACACAACCTCGGGCTGCCGCGATGCCCTTCATCATGCTGACCGTACTGATCGACATGATTTCGATCGGCCTGATTATTCCGGTACTGCCGGTGCTGGTCGGGAAATTCACCGGCTCGCAAGCCGATCAGGCTTTCTGGTATGGCGCCGTCGCCTTTGCCTTCGGCCTGGCCAATTTCTTTGGTTCGCCGATTCTTGGTGCGTTGTCCGACAAATACGGTCGCCGACCGGTCTTGTTGCTGGGATTTTGCGGGCTGGCGCTGAATTTCTTCGCGACCGCATTTTCAACTGCACTATGGATGCTGATCGTGGTGCGCCTGATCGGTGGAGCGATGCAGTCGAATGCGGCGGTATGCAATGCCTATGTCGCCGACATCACGGCGCCTGAGCAACGCGTCAAGCGTTTCGGTATGCTGGGCGCGATGTTCGGTGTCGGCTTTATCGTCGGGCCGGTGATGGGTGGCTTGCTAGGTGCCATCAACCTGCGCTTGCCATTCATTGTTGCCGGCAGTCTGGCGTTGATCAACCTGATGTACGGCTATTTTGTGCTGCCCGAATCGCTGCCGCTAGAACGACGCCGCGCTTTCAACTGGAAGACAGCCAATCCGCTGGCATCGCTACGCGCGTTGTCGCGTCTCAAATCAATCGGACCTTTGATCGCCGTGATTGGCTGCAGCGGCCTGGCGCAGTTCATGTTGTTCACCACCTGGGTGCTGTACACCACATTCAAGTTCGGCTGGGGTCCGCAACAGAACGGCCAATCTCTAGCGGCGGTCGGCATCATGTCGGTGCTGGTGCAAGGGGTATTGCTGGGACCGCTGTTGAAGCGCTTCAGCCCGCAACGGCTGGCCGTGATCGGCCTGGTTTCCTCGACGGCTGCATATCTTTTATGGGGAGTTGCCAGCCAGGGTTGGATGATGTACGCGATCATTTTCGCCAACATCTTCGGCTCGACAGTCAATGCGTCGATCCAGAGCATCATTTCCGGCGCAGTCGACTCGCACAACCAAGGTCAGGCGCTTGGTGCCGTCAGCTCGCTCAACAGCCTGATGGCGGTGATCGCTCCGATCATCGGCGCCCCGCTATTGGGCGTCGTATCGCATTTGCCAGCCGGCGACTGGCGTATCGGCGCACCGTTTTATTTTTGCGCATTGCTGCAGTTCGCTGCGCTGATCCTGGCCTTCCTGCATTTCCGGCGCCAGCGCCGGCAACGCGCAATGACAACACCGGCAACCAAGGCCCTGGAAACGGAAAACGTATCCTGA
- a CDS encoding heavy metal-binding domain-containing protein: MAKVTGLSGNEIFCLALKNYSAGEIVVGNSVNSMGFLGGIGAGLKNMLGGEITQVTAAIHEGRANAFERMSKEALQHGASGVAGVTSELRSFSGSTEFLFVGSCVHARDMSGRFFTTAGDAQELYCHMDAGYEPIQHAFGNIAYSMGVGGGLIGSLKTLVRGEIPEYSNIFNTTRHKALDRLVAQAKADKANAVVGIRTTILPWMGTHEMLMTGTASRHAALPAGADGNPVTSDLTGEELWAMTSLGYAPVKLLMSTSIYSLGVVGGFMAAFKSFTKGEISDLTTLIHDAREIAIERLKSEADALNAEEVVGVKTYIAEIGNGLVEFMAIGTAVTKMPGFAVKTPTLPAQAIIRDKDTWIDGDFGFSLDRNGNG, from the coding sequence ATGGCAAAAGTAACGGGTTTATCCGGAAATGAAATTTTCTGCTTGGCGCTAAAGAATTATTCGGCAGGCGAAATTGTCGTCGGCAATAGCGTCAATTCCATGGGTTTCCTCGGCGGCATAGGCGCCGGCTTGAAGAACATGCTGGGCGGAGAAATAACCCAGGTCACCGCCGCCATCCACGAAGGGCGCGCCAACGCCTTCGAGCGCATGAGCAAGGAAGCCTTGCAGCATGGCGCTTCGGGGGTAGCGGGTGTGACCAGCGAGTTACGTTCGTTCAGTGGCAGTACCGAATTTCTGTTCGTCGGTTCCTGCGTCCATGCGCGCGATATGTCGGGGCGATTCTTCACGACGGCGGGCGATGCACAGGAACTGTATTGCCACATGGATGCCGGCTATGAGCCGATCCAGCACGCTTTCGGCAATATTGCCTATTCGATGGGCGTCGGCGGCGGCCTGATTGGCTCGCTCAAGACCCTGGTCCGAGGCGAGATTCCTGAATACAGCAATATATTCAATACGACCCGCCACAAAGCGCTTGACCGGCTGGTGGCGCAGGCCAAGGCCGACAAGGCGAATGCGGTGGTTGGAATTCGCACCACCATCTTGCCGTGGATGGGCACGCATGAAATGCTGATGACGGGAACCGCATCGCGGCACGCTGCATTGCCAGCTGGCGCCGACGGCAATCCCGTCACCAGCGATCTTACCGGTGAAGAATTGTGGGCCATGACCAGCCTGGGTTATGCGCCGGTCAAGCTGCTGATGTCGACTTCCATTTATTCGCTGGGTGTGGTGGGCGGGTTCATGGCGGCGTTCAAATCGTTTACCAAAGGCGAAATCAGCGACCTGACCACGCTCATCCACGATGCGCGGGAGATCGCGATCGAGCGTTTGAAAAGCGAGGCGGATGCGCTCAATGCGGAAGAGGTGGTCGGCGTGAAGACGTATATCGCAGAGATCGGCAATGGGCTGGTCGAGTTCATGGCAATCGGAACTGCAGTCACGAAAATGCCGGGCTTTGCGGTCAAGACGCCCACTCTGCCGGCGCAGGCAATTATCCGCGACAAGGACACCTGGATCGATGGTGATTTCGGGTTTTCCCTGGATCGCAACGGGAACGGTTGA
- a CDS encoding SPFH domain-containing protein codes for MKAGLLALHGEAGLQPDLRRGGFHFFAPFQFRVHIHPMVSVTQGRIGYVFARDGIDLPAGQTLADNSRVEDFRDVRSFLEGGGQKGPQRKILREGTHIINPALFVVMTEEATYSLSLDAQEKAYYEQMRGVLDERSGFTPVVLKEVAGAHDSDQLAIVTVQDGPGLSKDELLAPDVGDTHNSFQEPEKFLAAGGLRGRQERVLVEGTYYINRLFATVELIRKTIIPVGYVGVVVSYTGRKGSDLSGKEYSHGELVESGCRGVWRDPLMPGKYAFNTYAGKIELVPTTNFVLMWQSGESGSSFDSNLREITLITKDAFEPQLPLSVVVHIDYRKAPMVVQRFGNVAQLVEQTLDPMVSSYFKNVSQTKTFIELIQSRSELQTNASADMKERFQAYSLEFQEVLIGTPKPQPGDTKIENIMAQLRDRQIAREQVETFAQKQIAADKERELNEAEQRASKQKELTGSLVDISIKENQGSANVKAAEKKRQEIEALAHAEKFKQELEGSGRASAIKSVGEAEAAAIKAKSEALQGEGADKQLMQTVMLRLAEAFETSKVPLVPQIQMGGGGDTNAFNTLLSLMGSLKAGELAQSLKRDEAPHA; via the coding sequence GTGAAGGCCGGTTTGCTGGCCTTGCATGGCGAGGCCGGGTTGCAGCCTGATTTGCGGCGCGGCGGCTTCCATTTCTTTGCGCCATTCCAGTTCCGGGTACACATTCATCCGATGGTCTCCGTCACTCAGGGGCGGATCGGCTACGTCTTTGCGCGCGACGGCATCGACCTGCCAGCCGGACAAACGCTGGCCGACAATTCCAGGGTCGAGGATTTCCGCGATGTACGCTCGTTCCTAGAAGGCGGCGGCCAGAAAGGACCGCAGCGCAAGATCCTGCGTGAGGGCACCCATATCATCAACCCGGCCTTGTTCGTGGTGATGACGGAGGAAGCGACCTATTCGCTGTCGCTGGATGCGCAAGAGAAGGCGTACTACGAGCAAATGCGCGGTGTGCTGGACGAACGCAGCGGCTTTACGCCTGTGGTGCTCAAGGAAGTGGCCGGCGCCCACGATTCAGACCAGTTGGCCATTGTCACGGTGCAGGATGGTCCCGGCTTGTCGAAGGACGAATTGCTTGCGCCGGACGTCGGCGATACCCACAACTCGTTCCAGGAGCCGGAAAAATTCCTGGCGGCGGGCGGCTTGCGTGGCCGGCAGGAGCGTGTGCTGGTGGAGGGTACGTATTACATCAACCGCCTGTTTGCAACAGTCGAACTGATCCGCAAGACCATCATTCCGGTCGGCTATGTCGGCGTGGTGGTTTCCTATACCGGGCGTAAGGGTTCGGATTTGTCGGGCAAGGAATACAGCCATGGCGAACTGGTTGAAAGCGGTTGCCGTGGCGTCTGGCGCGATCCGCTGATGCCTGGCAAATATGCATTCAACACCTATGCCGGCAAGATTGAACTGGTACCGACCACCAACTTCGTGCTGATGTGGCAATCCGGCGAGAGCGGCTCCAGTTTCGACAGCAACCTGCGCGAAATCACGCTGATCACCAAGGATGCGTTCGAGCCGCAACTGCCGTTGTCGGTGGTGGTGCATATCGATTACAGGAAGGCGCCGATGGTGGTGCAGCGCTTCGGCAACGTCGCGCAGCTGGTGGAGCAAACACTCGATCCGATGGTCTCGTCGTACTTCAAGAATGTCTCGCAGACCAAGACTTTCATTGAGCTGATCCAGTCGCGCAGCGAGTTGCAGACTAATGCGTCTGCCGATATGAAGGAACGTTTCCAGGCTTATTCGCTGGAATTCCAGGAGGTGCTGATCGGCACGCCGAAGCCACAGCCGGGCGACACAAAGATCGAAAATATCATGGCACAGTTGCGTGACCGCCAGATTGCGCGGGAGCAGGTCGAGACCTTTGCGCAGAAACAGATTGCTGCTGACAAAGAGCGCGAGCTGAATGAGGCGGAGCAACGCGCTTCCAAGCAGAAGGAACTGACCGGTTCGCTGGTGGATATCTCGATCAAGGAAAACCAGGGTTCCGCCAATGTGAAAGCGGCGGAAAAGAAACGCCAGGAAATCGAGGCGCTGGCGCACGCAGAGAAATTCAAGCAGGAGCTGGAAGGCTCCGGTCGGGCTTCTGCGATCAAGTCGGTGGGTGAGGCGGAAGCGGCCGCCATCAAGGCCAAATCGGAAGCCTTGCAAGGTGAGGGTGCTGACAAGCAACTGATGCAGACCGTGATGCTGCGACTGGCCGAAGCTTTCGAAACATCAAAGGTACCACTGGTGCCACAGATCCAGATGGGTGGTGGCGGTGACACCAATGCGTTCAATACCTTGCTCTCTCTGATGGGATCGCTGAAGGCGGGGGAACTGGCGCAGTCGCTGAAGCGGGATGAGGCGCCACACGCATAA
- a CDS encoding cupin domain-containing protein, with protein sequence MNIKFKALLLLSTAIFAGHAIAHDVAEGGVQAKHIKELISLPAADLKWETLPNSGGVKYANVRGNLAGKGPYEAFVIFPAGKNNPYHLHTQNLPTVVLKGTFYAIIDGKRIEYPAGSFYNLPSNMPHFSGCTPAEDCLLFQYQANHFDLVPVAEKK encoded by the coding sequence ATGAATATCAAATTCAAAGCCCTGTTATTGCTGTCGACCGCGATTTTTGCCGGCCATGCTATTGCCCATGATGTTGCCGAAGGCGGCGTGCAGGCGAAGCACATCAAAGAACTGATCTCGCTTCCTGCAGCGGACTTGAAATGGGAAACCCTGCCTAATTCCGGCGGCGTCAAATATGCTAACGTGCGCGGCAACCTGGCTGGCAAAGGCCCGTACGAAGCCTTCGTCATTTTCCCTGCTGGCAAAAACAATCCTTACCACTTGCATACGCAGAACCTGCCGACAGTGGTATTGAAAGGCACGTTCTACGCCATTATCGACGGCAAGCGCATTGAGTATCCGGCCGGTTCTTTCTACAACCTGCCGTCAAATATGCCTCACTTCAGCGGCTGCACGCCGGCAGAAGACTGCCTGTTGTTCCAATACCAGGCCAATCATTTCGACCTGGTGCCGGTAGCAGAAAAGAAGTAA
- a CDS encoding cysteine hydrolase family protein produces the protein MSHPTIRTIVGATAPNKVDAKSTALLVIDFQNEYFNGKMPIPDGLKALNNAKRLVAFADRANMQVIHVQHVTPAGAPIFAEDGDTVKFHSDLQPAANHKVQQKGDVSVFVNTDIDAKLKADGITTLIISGLMTHACVAGAARDGAAKGYEVIVVDDACATRDLDLASGCVVPHAALHSASLASIADTFGDIMSTEQVLNLQLA, from the coding sequence ATGAGCCACCCAACAATTCGCACCATCGTCGGCGCAACCGCACCAAACAAAGTAGACGCCAAAAGCACCGCCTTGCTGGTGATCGATTTCCAGAATGAATACTTCAACGGCAAGATGCCGATCCCTGACGGTCTGAAGGCCCTGAACAACGCCAAGCGCCTGGTCGCATTTGCCGACAGGGCAAACATGCAGGTCATCCACGTCCAGCACGTAACGCCTGCCGGCGCGCCGATTTTTGCCGAAGACGGCGACACCGTCAAATTCCATAGCGACCTGCAACCGGCAGCCAACCATAAAGTGCAGCAAAAAGGCGACGTCAGCGTGTTCGTCAACACCGATATCGACGCCAAGCTGAAAGCCGACGGTATCACGACACTGATCATCTCCGGTCTGATGACACACGCTTGCGTAGCCGGTGCGGCACGCGATGGCGCAGCCAAAGGTTACGAGGTCATCGTCGTTGACGACGCTTGCGCTACCCGTGACCTGGATCTGGCCAGCGGCTGCGTAGTACCGCACGCAGCTCTGCACAGCGCCTCCCTGGCAAGCATCGCCGATACCTTTGGCGACATCATGAGCACTGAACAGGTTCTCAATTTGCAACTGGCCTGA
- a CDS encoding GlxA family transcriptional regulator has product MSTSPISYEKAHTVAVVVFDGISPFHLSVPCMVFGDDLARLGVPRYRLLVCAMHTGLIPTMSGFNIDVPYDLSVLAEADTVIVPAWHDPDQRPPQALLDALRMAHARGSRIVGLCLGAFVLAEAGLLDGRVASTHWVWGDDFSRKYPHVKLDKKSLYVDDGDILTSAGTAAAIDCCLHLLRCDHGADIANKIARRMVVAPHRAGGQAQYIEQVMPKDNGSDHLTATLDWAMENLNQPLSLDILANKAAMGRRTFTRRFKLKTGATVSEWLLNHRLASAQRLLETTDKPIDRIAEAAGFGSTVSLRQHFATAFSISPAAYRRQYRRQ; this is encoded by the coding sequence ATGTCGACTTCACCCATTTCCTACGAGAAAGCGCATACGGTCGCCGTTGTCGTCTTTGACGGCATCAGCCCGTTCCACTTGTCCGTGCCCTGCATGGTGTTTGGCGACGATCTCGCCAGACTGGGCGTGCCGCGCTATCGCTTATTGGTGTGCGCGATGCATACCGGCCTGATTCCAACGATGTCGGGCTTCAACATCGATGTGCCATACGATCTGTCGGTGCTGGCAGAGGCCGATACGGTAATTGTCCCGGCCTGGCACGATCCTGATCAGCGACCACCGCAGGCATTGCTGGACGCCTTGCGCATGGCGCATGCCCGCGGCTCGCGGATTGTCGGCTTGTGCCTGGGTGCTTTTGTACTGGCCGAGGCGGGATTGCTGGATGGCCGTGTGGCATCCACGCATTGGGTGTGGGGCGATGATTTCAGCAGAAAGTATCCGCACGTAAAGCTGGATAAGAAGTCCCTTTATGTCGACGATGGCGACATCCTCACCTCCGCTGGGACCGCAGCGGCAATCGATTGTTGCCTGCATCTCCTGCGTTGCGATCATGGCGCTGACATCGCGAACAAGATTGCCCGGCGCATGGTGGTGGCGCCGCATCGGGCTGGCGGCCAGGCACAATATATCGAACAGGTAATGCCCAAGGATAACGGCAGCGATCACCTCACGGCCACTCTCGACTGGGCCATGGAAAACCTGAATCAACCTTTGTCGCTGGATATCCTGGCGAACAAGGCAGCGATGGGACGGCGCACCTTCACGCGCCGCTTCAAGCTGAAAACCGGCGCGACGGTATCGGAATGGCTGCTGAATCATCGATTGGCGTCTGCACAGCGCCTGCTGGAAACCACGGATAAGCCCATCGACCGGATTGCCGAAGCGGCGGGGTTCGGCTCGACAGTGTCACTCCGCCAACATTTTGCCACAGCCTTTTCTATTTCCCCCGCCGCCTACCGTCGCCAGTATCGACGCCAATGA
- a CDS encoding TetR/AcrR family transcriptional regulator produces the protein MTRPTPVRGRPLASDQDSREKLLDTATLLFSSQGIAATTVAAVARGAGVTPAMVHYYFKTRDQLIEAVVDERVCLFVNSIWDPIRGDEPPEDMILDIVERMIATTEKMPWMPALWVREVLSDGGQLRERMVQRVPLAKIALFSENVARSQQAGAINPGLEPTLIFISVLGLTMLPLAMARTLKNRPLLPVVNKAALLDKTVLTRHIKALLLSGLALPATALSDAHFDE, from the coding sequence ATGACCAGACCTACGCCGGTGCGCGGACGTCCTTTGGCATCGGACCAGGATTCGCGTGAGAAACTCCTCGATACCGCCACTCTGCTGTTTTCTTCGCAGGGTATTGCTGCAACTACAGTGGCGGCGGTCGCACGTGGAGCTGGCGTCACGCCGGCGATGGTGCATTACTACTTCAAGACGCGCGATCAGTTGATTGAGGCGGTGGTCGACGAGCGGGTATGCCTGTTTGTTAACAGCATCTGGGACCCGATTCGTGGCGACGAACCGCCTGAGGACATGATTCTCGACATCGTCGAGCGCATGATCGCCACCACCGAAAAGATGCCCTGGATGCCGGCCTTGTGGGTCCGCGAAGTGCTGAGCGATGGCGGCCAGCTGCGCGAACGCATGGTGCAGCGGGTGCCATTGGCCAAGATTGCCCTGTTTTCCGAAAACGTCGCGCGCAGCCAGCAAGCCGGCGCGATCAACCCGGGGCTGGAACCGACCTTGATTTTCATCTCGGTGCTGGGTCTGACCATGCTGCCGCTGGCGATGGCACGCACCCTGAAGAATCGGCCTTTGCTGCCTGTGGTGAACAAGGCGGCGCTGCTGGACAAAACGGTCCTGACCCGCCATATCAAGGCACTGTTGCTGTCCGGTCTGGCGTTGCCAGCGACAGCGCTATCCGACGCGCATTTCGACGAATAA